The following are encoded together in the Aerococcus mictus genome:
- a CDS encoding alpha-ketoacid dehydrogenase subunit beta: MTEITYLEALNQGIDEEMARDDKVLIFGEDVGGEKGGVFGVSKGLAAKYGDDRVFSSPLTEIAIAGLTVGLGIKGYRAIGEFQFADYILPAVNQINSEAARMRYRTKGDWTTPIVFRAPYGAGVRGGFYHSQTTDKVFAGQPGLRIVTPSTVYDAKGMIKAAIRSDDPVLFYEHKRLYRLLKDEIPSEDYTVPLDKANVLRQGDDITVIAYGIVLQYALKAAERLSEEEGIECEVVDVRSLYPLDKETLVEAAKKTGKVLLVTEDNKEGAIMSEIAAIIAEEALFDLDAPIRRLAGPDVPTVGYALNLEREFLVDEDKVYQAMKELAEF; encoded by the coding sequence ATGACAGAAATAACTTACTTAGAGGCCTTAAACCAAGGTATTGATGAAGAAATGGCCCGCGATGATAAGGTCCTCATCTTTGGTGAAGACGTCGGTGGGGAAAAAGGTGGGGTTTTCGGGGTCTCCAAAGGCCTAGCCGCTAAATACGGGGATGACCGGGTCTTCTCCAGCCCCCTCACTGAAATTGCCATCGCTGGTTTAACCGTGGGCTTAGGGATTAAAGGCTACCGGGCCATTGGTGAATTCCAATTTGCGGACTATATCCTCCCAGCCGTTAACCAAATTAACTCCGAAGCTGCTAGGATGCGTTACCGGACCAAGGGCGACTGGACCACGCCAATTGTCTTTCGCGCCCCTTATGGAGCTGGTGTCCGCGGCGGTTTCTATCATTCCCAAACTACCGACAAGGTCTTTGCCGGACAACCGGGACTACGGATTGTGACCCCTTCCACTGTCTATGACGCTAAAGGGATGATCAAGGCCGCTATCCGCTCTGATGACCCCGTCCTCTTCTATGAGCACAAACGCCTCTACCGGCTCTTAAAAGATGAAATTCCTAGTGAAGACTATACCGTTCCTTTAGACAAGGCCAATGTCCTCCGTCAAGGGGATGATATTACCGTGATTGCCTATGGGATTGTCCTCCAATACGCCCTCAAAGCGGCTGAACGCTTAAGTGAAGAAGAAGGCATTGAATGTGAAGTCGTTGACGTGAGAAGCCTTTATCCACTAGATAAGGAAACCCTGGTGGAAGCGGCTAAGAAAACCGGTAAGGTCCTCTTAGTTACCGAAGATAATAAGGAAGGCGCGATAATGAGTGAAATTGCCGCCATTATCGCTGAAGAAGCCCTCTTCGACTTGGACGCGCCCATCCGCCGTTTAGCTGGCCCAGATGTGCCTACTGTGGGCTATGCCCTAAACTTAGAACGTGAATTCTTAGTCGATGAGGACAAGGTCTACCAAGCCATGAAAGAGCTCGCTGAATTCTAA